The Nitrospira sp. genome contains a region encoding:
- a CDS encoding response regulator transcription factor produces the protein MKRPRILMADDHAIVLAGLRKLVEAEGEVVGMVEDGRTLVEKAQQLRPDIVLLDISMPLLNGLDAARQLTKLVPESKLIFLTMHATPTYATEAFKAGAAGYLIKRSAAVELKQAIQAVMRGQHYMTPLITKDVLAATLQSPEGQPYKPVVTSLTQRQREVLQLVAEGKGTKAIASILNISVKTVEFHKFRIMGELDLHSTAELIKYAIAEGLVSVSS, from the coding sequence ATGAAACGACCACGTATCTTGATGGCGGATGACCATGCCATTGTCCTGGCTGGGCTTCGGAAGTTGGTAGAAGCCGAAGGCGAGGTCGTTGGCATGGTGGAGGACGGGCGAACCTTGGTGGAGAAAGCCCAGCAGCTTCGCCCCGACATTGTGCTGCTCGATATCTCGATGCCGCTCCTCAACGGGTTGGACGCGGCGCGACAATTGACCAAACTGGTGCCGGAGAGCAAGCTCATCTTCCTGACGATGCACGCCACACCCACGTATGCGACCGAAGCCTTTAAGGCCGGTGCTGCAGGTTATCTGATTAAACGGTCGGCAGCGGTGGAACTCAAGCAAGCGATCCAGGCCGTGATGCGGGGGCAGCACTACATGACTCCGTTGATCACGAAGGATGTGTTGGCAGCGACGCTCCAATCTCCCGAAGGCCAGCCATACAAGCCGGTGGTGACGTCCCTCACGCAGCGGCAGCGTGAAGTGTTGCAACTCGTTGCGGAGGGAAAGGGAACCAAAGCGATTGCCTCCATTCTGAATATCTCTGTGAAGACCGTCGAGTTCCACAAATTTCGCATCATGGGCGAACTTGATCTGCATTCGACGGCCGAGTTGATCAAATATGCAATCGCTGAAGGTCTCGTGAGTGTGTCCTCATAG